The following coding sequences are from one Gossypium hirsutum isolate 1008001.06 chromosome A12, Gossypium_hirsutum_v2.1, whole genome shotgun sequence window:
- the LOC121211395 gene encoding uncharacterized protein, with amino-acid sequence MNDWYGAEEFRANTEDDAERAEFWLENSIQVFNELFCTLEECLKCAISLLRNDAYHWWKTLISVVSKEAITWDFLQEKFWKKYISERFIDQKCKEFLELKQGCMPATEYEREFIRLSKYARECVPTKAKMCRRFEDGLNKDIRVLVGIIELKEFFVLVEWACKAKELIKEKKKAELEARDM; translated from the exons ATGAATGATTGGTATG GAGCAGAGGAGTTTAGAGCTAACACTgaggatgatgctgagagagccgagttttggctcgagaattctattCAGGTGTTCAATGAACTGTTTTGTACACTTGAagagtgtttgaagtgtgctatttCATTGTTGAGGAATgatgcctaccattggtggaagactttgatttcggttgTGTCTAAGGAGGCAATTACTTGGGACTTCCTTcaggaaaaattttggaaaaagtatattagcGAGAGGTTTATCGACCAGAAATGTAAGGAATTCCTTGAACTTAAGCAGGGTTGCATGCCGGCTACTGAATATGAGCGAGAGTTCATTCGGCTTAGcaagtatgcccgagagtgtgtacCCACTAAGGCTAAGATGTGTagaaggtttgaggatggacttaatAAGGATATCAGAGTGTTAGTAGGCATCATTGAGCTAAAGGAGTTTTTTGTGCTCGTTGAATGGGCGTGTAAGGCTAAAGAATTgataaaggagaaaaagaaagctgagTTGGAAGCTAGAGATATGTGA